The Longimicrobium sp. genome includes the window GGTTCGGTGATGGTGCTGCTGGAGACCACCGCGGGGGCCGGCAAGGTGATCGGCTCGCGGTTCGAGGAGCTTTCGGAGATGATCGAGCGCGTGCCTCCCGGGTTGAGGGATCGCGTCGGCGTGTGCGTGGACACCTGTCACATCTTCGCCGCCGGGTACGACCTGCGCGACGATTACTTCGGGGTGATGGAGCGGCTGGCGGACGTGATCGGGATGCATCGCGTGCGGCTGTTCCACCTGAACGATTCCATGACGGCGTTCGGCAGCCGGCGCGACCGCCACGCGGCGATCGGCGAGGGATCGCTGGGCGACGAGCCCTTCCGGCACCTGATGAACGACCCGCGCTTCGCCGGGGTGCCCATGGTGCTGGAAACGCCCAAGGAGCACCCGGACGACCCCAAGGACCTGGTGACGCTGGACCGGATGAACCTGGCGCGGCTCCGCTCGTACGTGGCCGGGGCGGAACCCCTGTGATGGCAAGGGGGTAGGCGCACTGTGATGAATCGCGCGACCGGAGCCCTCGCCTGCACGCGGCGCATTGCGCTGCTGATCGGAACGCTGCTGCACCTGCTGGGTGTGGCGGCGCTTCCGGCGCTGCACGCGTGGGGGAGCGGGCTGGACATGGCGCCCGCCTCCACGGCCGGCCACGCCACGCTCGCCCAGCTCCCGGACGCGCAGCCCGACGGGCTTCCGCCGCACGACGAGCTTCACTGCGTGGTCTGCCACGCGCACGGCTCCGTCGCGCTGCCGGTGGACGCGCCACGGATCGGCGACGAGCACGCCGCCGTCACGGAG containing:
- a CDS encoding deoxyribonuclease IV, which gives rise to MLLGAHVSTAGGCRNAPARAADIGASAIQVFTKQPNRWAEVQLVDDECQAFRTGLIEHGVAFANAHDSYLINLATADPILRERSYAAFVGELRRASQLGLDALVSHPGNATDGDLPRGLAQNAELVAQALEEVGGSVMVLLETTAGAGKVIGSRFEELSEMIERVPPGLRDRVGVCVDTCHIFAAGYDLRDDYFGVMERLADVIGMHRVRLFHLNDSMTAFGSRRDRHAAIGEGSLGDEPFRHLMNDPRFAGVPMVLETPKEHPDDPKDLVTLDRMNLARLRSYVAGAEPL